In a genomic window of Rhodothermales bacterium:
- a CDS encoding pyridoxal-phosphate dependent enzyme — protein MWHENILGTIGNTPLVRLTNVAAGIPCTVLAKVEFFNPGGSVKDRIATTMIEGAIERGDLRPGGTIVEGTSGNTGAGIALAAIAMGYKCVFTTTDKQSKEKIDVLRALGAEVRVCPTNVAPDDPRSYYSVARALADEIPNSVYLNQYDNLDNERAHYETTGPEVWNDTDGRVTHFFCGAGTGGTISGTTRYLKEKNNRIKSIGIDTFGSVYYKYFHTGEFDEKEIYPYLTEGVGEDILAGNMNFKVIDDYVRVDDKTSMIMTRRLAREEGLFVGQSCGLAVAGTLDWLRDHASELNPDDVAVVVLPDNGYRYLNKTYSDDWMRGHGFLDYTEAVTADRVLRSRSERRKVYVVAPDDTLGEAIDYMTDFGISQLPVVEGSTVVGSLNESAILSHLIEHPGARFEHVGRVMKEPFPIVSPRVEMQELSAMLNAGNGAVLVASGEDGHFEIITKSDLIETLASAGRESSNGQNKGTQ, from the coding sequence CCGCATCGCCACCACCATGATTGAGGGAGCGATTGAGCGAGGCGATCTCAGGCCGGGTGGTACCATCGTCGAGGGTACCAGCGGGAATACAGGAGCAGGAATCGCGCTGGCGGCGATTGCGATGGGCTACAAATGCGTATTCACAACGACCGACAAGCAGAGCAAGGAGAAGATCGACGTGCTCAGGGCACTGGGGGCGGAGGTGCGCGTCTGTCCGACGAACGTCGCCCCCGACGATCCGCGTTCCTACTATAGCGTCGCGCGCGCACTGGCCGATGAGATTCCGAATTCGGTGTACCTCAATCAGTACGATAATCTCGATAATGAACGCGCCCACTACGAGACCACGGGTCCCGAGGTGTGGAACGACACCGACGGACGAGTTACCCACTTTTTCTGCGGTGCAGGAACTGGCGGTACGATATCTGGCACAACGCGTTACTTGAAAGAAAAGAACAATCGCATCAAGTCCATCGGGATCGACACTTTCGGCTCTGTCTACTACAAATACTTTCACACGGGCGAGTTCGACGAGAAAGAGATCTACCCTTATCTCACGGAAGGTGTTGGCGAGGACATCCTTGCCGGTAACATGAACTTCAAGGTGATTGACGATTACGTCCGCGTAGACGACAAGACGTCGATGATCATGACACGTCGTCTGGCGCGAGAAGAGGGCCTGTTCGTTGGCCAATCATGCGGTCTTGCCGTTGCAGGCACGCTCGATTGGCTGCGTGACCATGCTTCCGAGTTGAATCCGGACGATGTTGCAGTAGTCGTATTGCCGGACAACGGCTATCGCTATCTCAACAAGACGTACAGTGACGACTGGATGCGCGGGCACGGCTTCCTGGATTACACGGAGGCAGTCACGGCAGATCGAGTGCTGCGCTCGCGATCGGAGCGGAGGAAGGTGTATGTTGTCGCTCCCGACGATACGCTCGGTGAAGCGATCGATTACATGACGGATTTCGGGATCTCCCAGCTACCCGTCGTTGAGGGCTCGACGGTTGTCGGCAGCCTGAATGAGTCTGCAATCCTGAGCCATCTGATTGAACATCCCGGAGCCCGTTTCGAGCATGTCGGTCGCGTCATGAAGGAGCCGTTTCCCATCGTTTCGCCCCGGGTAGAGATGCAGGAGCTCTCGGCTATGCTCAACGCGGGGAACGGCGCCGTCCTGGTTGCCTCCGGCGAGGACGGGCATTTCGAGATTATCACGAAGAGCGATCTTATTGAGACCCTGGCTTCGGCCGGCCGGGAGTCGTCAAACGGACAAAACAAAGGCACACAATGA
- a CDS encoding DUF3467 domain-containing protein, whose translation MNQKDPSTSAAQSQLNIELSEEVAEGIYSNLVMIAHSPEEFILDFIRVMPGVPKARVKSRIIITPQHARRLLSALAENIDRYERSHGEIIERTPAGQPIQFGGPSGEA comes from the coding sequence ATGAATCAGAAGGATCCGAGTACCAGCGCGGCCCAGTCGCAACTCAACATCGAACTGAGCGAGGAGGTTGCTGAGGGGATCTACTCGAACCTCGTGATGATCGCGCACTCGCCAGAGGAGTTTATTCTGGATTTTATTCGTGTGATGCCCGGAGTTCCAAAGGCTCGAGTAAAGAGCCGCATTATTATCACGCCGCAGCATGCCAGGAGACTGCTCAGCGCTCTCGCCGAGAATATTGACAGGTACGAACGAAGCCACGGCGAGATCATTGAGCGAACCCCGGCGGGGCAGCCCATCCAGTTCGGCGGCCCGAGTGGCGAGGCGTAG